The Helianthus annuus cultivar XRQ/B chromosome 15, HanXRQr2.0-SUNRISE, whole genome shotgun sequence genomic sequence aatcttagagattggggaggtttagtcctAGAGACTGAGAATTGGtgttagaggccagggagttagtctgagagactagggagttcagtctaaaagactgggtgggatagtctggggaagactaggatgattactcgCATACATTGATGTGACTTACGTGCTTATCTGATTacatgttgatatatgtgcatatgtgtggttgtgttacagacagcATGTCATCTTCGGATACTGGAGTATCAGACACGCTGGATCCTATGGCGATAGTCTCGGACGACGAGATTCTATCTGAGAGCGAGGTTTATACGTCGGATACTACGAGCACTGATGAGGATGACTTCCAGCCTTTTACGCAACCAAACTTTGGGGATAATATGCCTCTAGCTGATGGTCCTTTCGTCGGGGATCTACCTCTTATTCAGGTCCCTGCTCCTCTCCCACTCGCTGCAGTTCCTATCGAGGATCTGCCTCATGACGAGTTAGCTGACGATGACATCGACTTATTCATTGAGGGTCCCCCGGAGGGTGACCAGGATGGTGTGGCCCTTATGGATGACGATGTCCCTCTTGCTGATGTTCCCGTTGCTCACCCTGTTGTTCCTGTCAAGGCTCCTGTTGAGGAGGCCTTATCCGATCCGTCTGGTCCAGACTTGTTTGAGTCTGTAGCGTCCGCTTCACTTCACGCCCCGGGCGTGCAGCACTACTCCTCCGACTCTGACTCGGacatggcgatgtctattgcgcCCATCGTTCCCCATGACGTCGACCCAGATCCTGAGGTCGAGTTTGCACCTGCTGAGCCTGTTCCAGTTGGCCCAGAGCCTGTCATTGCTCATGACCCTATTGATATCCCAGCTGGTGCACTTTTGCTTGATCCTTTACCAGAGCCTGATCACGTTGATATACCAGTCTTGGCACCACCCATTGTTGATGCGCCAGTTGCCATACCACCGGTTTCTGATGTCCCTATTTTTTACGCACCACTGCCTGATCCTGTGTCGGTGTTTgttgaccgtgcaccttt encodes the following:
- the LOC110881751 gene encoding proline-rich extensin-like protein EPR1, encoding MSSSDTGVSDTLDPMAIVSDDEILSESEVYTSDTTSTDEDDFQPFTQPNFGDNMPLADGPFVGDLPLIQVPAPLPLAAVPIEDLPHDELADDDIDLFIEGPPEGDQDGVALMDDDVPLADVPVAHPVVPVKAPVEEALSDPSGPDLFESVASASLHAPGVQHYSSDSDSDMAMSIAPIVPHDVDPDPEVEFAPAEPVPVGPEPVIAHDPIDIPAGALLLDPLPEPDHVDIPVLAPPIVDAPVAIPPVSDVPIFYAPLPDPVSVFVDRAPFATHVDPRYADTCNGWIEDDDYPSFVVPVKPPVAPAFAPPEVPQYHPHISYVHRTDLPITFLQDIPPPRPGEGPSTQRPDHMPHSTAAFSFMPSFTPAPRTTFPTSAPMGEPFLWSSPNVMPLSDPYHPFHVGYTTDDILISLQLQQDALSRRVQELERTPRPPPCHCQSPFATPPAPLPLPPDSDVRFFTPEQQIAYLLRVIHALEEDWVRLHRLIFFPPPPPPPPASA